One stretch of Paenibacillus sp. FSL R5-0341 DNA includes these proteins:
- the hisC gene encoding histidinol-phosphate transaminase, giving the protein MKPKSQIVNLPVYQPGKPIEEVKRELGLDQVIKLASNENPYGSSPAALEAITREMTNISIYPDGSSVELTGVLASHLGVERNNLIFGCGSDEIIALITRAFFLPGDETIMADQTFSVYKSNADIEGAVTIEVPLKDGTHDLSAMLAQISDKTKAVWVCNPNNPTGTIISEQELTAFMDRVPAHVMVILDEAYYEFVTDEAYPQSVPLIERYPNLVILRTFSKIYGLASLRIGYGIARPEIIDLINRVREPFNTSRFGQVAATAALLDQEFVQECSKRNATDRDFLQNEFTRLGLSYFPSQGNFIMVDLNMPSATAFQSLLKQGIIVRPGFHVYPTYIRVSVGTSEQNRAFVTALENTLAEKAVARP; this is encoded by the coding sequence TTGAAACCGAAATCCCAGATTGTCAATCTGCCTGTGTACCAGCCGGGCAAACCGATTGAAGAAGTGAAACGTGAACTGGGGCTTGATCAAGTCATCAAGCTGGCCTCCAACGAAAATCCGTACGGCAGTTCTCCTGCCGCTCTGGAAGCCATTACGAGAGAAATGACGAATATAAGCATATACCCGGATGGTAGCTCAGTTGAGCTGACAGGAGTTCTTGCTAGCCATCTTGGCGTGGAACGGAACAATCTGATATTTGGTTGTGGTTCCGATGAGATTATTGCTTTGATTACGAGAGCTTTCTTCTTGCCGGGTGACGAGACCATCATGGCTGATCAGACATTCTCTGTATACAAAAGCAATGCAGATATTGAGGGTGCCGTTACCATTGAAGTACCTCTGAAGGATGGGACTCATGATCTGAGCGCCATGCTCGCACAAATCAGCGACAAAACCAAAGCAGTATGGGTGTGTAATCCAAATAATCCGACAGGTACGATTATCTCCGAGCAGGAACTTACAGCCTTTATGGACCGCGTGCCTGCTCATGTGATGGTCATACTGGACGAAGCGTATTATGAGTTCGTAACCGATGAAGCATATCCGCAAAGTGTACCATTGATCGAACGGTATCCGAACCTGGTCATTCTACGGACATTCTCCAAAATTTACGGTTTGGCTTCGCTCCGGATTGGGTATGGTATTGCTCGTCCCGAAATTATTGATTTGATTAACCGTGTACGTGAGCCATTTAACACTTCGCGTTTTGGACAGGTCGCAGCAACGGCAGCACTGCTCGATCAGGAGTTTGTTCAAGAGTGCTCGAAGCGGAATGCAACGGATCGGGATTTCCTGCAAAATGAATTTACACGGTTGGGATTGTCGTATTTCCCTTCACAGGGTAACTTTATTATGGTTGATCTGAACATGCCTTCGGCAACGGCGTTCCAATCCTTGCTCAAACAAGGCATTATCGTTCGCCCGGGATTCCACGTATACCCAACATACATTCGTGTGTCCGTCGGAACATCAGAACAGAACCGTGCATTTGTCACGGCACTGGAGAACACGCTGGCTGAGAAGGCGGTAGCACGCCCTTAA
- the trpA gene encoding tryptophan synthase subunit alpha, translated as MNLMDQTFQQLKEQNRTALIPFLTVGDPDVDTTIDIIKELEQAGADILELGVPYSDPLADGPVIQRASERALKSQITIRTVMETAAKARKAGVKLPFVLFTYYNPVLQTGLDVFFEELVKHDISGMIIPDLPIEEAEEMRQRANRAGVHLVPLVAPTSNARIERIVTGASGFIYCVSSLGVTGERASFFDGVESFIETVKSLTDLPVAVGFGISSHEQVAHFSRICDGVVVGSAIVRQVEDAIPLLENPDTRAAGLLQIRNFVAQLKG; from the coding sequence ATGAATCTGATGGACCAGACCTTCCAGCAATTGAAGGAACAGAATCGCACGGCACTTATTCCATTCTTAACCGTGGGAGACCCGGATGTGGATACAACGATCGATATCATCAAGGAGCTTGAACAGGCGGGAGCGGACATTTTGGAACTGGGTGTTCCCTATTCCGATCCGCTTGCAGATGGCCCAGTCATTCAGCGTGCTTCCGAACGTGCGCTGAAAAGCCAGATTACCATTCGTACTGTGATGGAAACTGCAGCAAAAGCTCGTAAGGCAGGTGTGAAACTGCCATTTGTACTGTTCACCTATTATAATCCGGTGTTGCAGACAGGACTGGATGTGTTCTTCGAAGAATTGGTCAAACACGATATTAGTGGCATGATCATTCCGGACCTGCCGATTGAGGAAGCGGAAGAGATGCGACAACGTGCAAATCGTGCCGGTGTGCATCTGGTGCCGCTTGTTGCACCAACGTCTAATGCACGGATTGAGCGGATTGTGACGGGAGCGAGCGGCTTTATCTATTGTGTATCTTCCCTTGGTGTAACCGGAGAGAGAGCTTCTTTCTTTGACGGCGTAGAAAGCTTCATTGAGACGGTGAAAAGTCTGACAGACCTCCCTGTAGCGGTAGGTTTCGGTATCTCCAGCCATGAGCAGGTTGCACATTTCTCCCGCATCTGCGATGGTGTTGTTGTCGGTAGTGCCATCGTTCGTCAAGTGGAAGACGCGATTCCTCTGCTTGAAAATCCGGATACGCGTGCAGCGGGACTGTTGCAAATTCGCAACTTTGTGGCACAATTAAAGGGATAG